Proteins from a single region of Runella sp. SP2:
- a CDS encoding HAMP domain-containing sensor histidine kinase, with the protein MKIRTKIALQFTVIIAAILATFSVSFYYVAEQNRKDEFYKNLCDRALTRADLLVKIAANNKKILKILDKETLSKLYGEKVLMFNDEDKIVYASYDPDSAENYYYNADLLKSVRKNKYVETANGKLLVAGLMYTHPEKGELVLMTSAEDELGNTQLQRLRDSLIYSFLFGILITIVLGFIFAGQSLKPLSAMNREISTITAYNLRKQLNEGNRQDELAQLAINFNQMLQRLEQSFDFQRSFVSNASHELRTPLAGLKSEIQIALEKERTPEEYQKVLDSLLNDAQRLIQLTNSLLQLAQSEKKEERTMSFQSIRLDELVFQTQEELQSLRTDYQIHIDFEDIPENEQDITVLGNAPLLKTVLNNLMDNACKYSPDKRADVKIGFDEQNCYIRVTDRGIGIPENETQRIFEPLYRAKNATTFRGYGIGLSVCRRIVDMHRGFIKVVSQLGAGSTFEVVLPHV; encoded by the coding sequence ATGAAAATCAGGACCAAAATAGCCCTTCAATTTACGGTAATTATTGCCGCCATTTTGGCCACATTTTCGGTATCGTTTTATTACGTGGCGGAGCAAAACCGTAAAGACGAGTTCTACAAAAACTTGTGTGACCGCGCGCTCACGCGGGCCGATTTGCTGGTGAAAATAGCGGCGAACAACAAGAAAATTCTGAAAATCCTCGACAAAGAAACCTTGTCAAAACTGTACGGAGAAAAGGTGTTGATGTTTAACGACGAAGACAAAATCGTCTATGCCAGCTACGACCCCGACAGCGCCGAAAATTATTATTACAATGCTGATTTGCTAAAATCTGTTCGAAAAAACAAATACGTTGAAACCGCCAACGGGAAGTTGCTAGTAGCAGGTTTGATGTACACCCACCCCGAAAAAGGCGAACTGGTACTGATGACTTCGGCGGAAGATGAACTGGGGAATACCCAGCTTCAGCGCCTGCGGGATTCGTTGATTTACAGTTTTTTGTTTGGTATTCTCATCACGATTGTGTTGGGCTTTATTTTTGCGGGACAGTCGCTCAAGCCATTGTCGGCCATGAACCGCGAGATTAGTACCATCACGGCTTATAACTTGCGAAAGCAATTGAACGAAGGCAATCGCCAAGACGAGTTGGCCCAATTGGCTATTAACTTCAACCAAATGCTTCAACGGTTGGAGCAATCGTTTGATTTTCAACGGAGCTTTGTCTCGAACGCCTCGCACGAGCTACGAACTCCATTGGCAGGCTTAAAATCAGAAATTCAAATCGCTCTCGAAAAAGAACGTACACCCGAAGAGTATCAAAAAGTCTTGGACTCGCTTCTGAACGATGCGCAACGGCTAATTCAGTTGACTAACAGCCTGTTGCAGCTGGCGCAATCTGAAAAGAAAGAAGAACGCACGATGAGCTTTCAGTCCATTCGTTTGGATGAGCTGGTGTTTCAGACCCAAGAAGAACTTCAAAGCCTCCGCACCGATTACCAGATTCACATTGACTTTGAAGATATTCCCGAAAATGAGCAGGACATTACCGTCCTTGGAAACGCGCCTTTGCTGAAAACGGTGCTTAATAATCTAATGGACAATGCCTGCAAATATTCGCCAGATAAACGCGCCGACGTAAAAATCGGCTTTGACGAACAAAATTGCTACATTCGAGTCACCGACCGAGGCATTGGCATCCCTGAAAACGAAACCCAGCGAATTTTTGAACCACTTTATCGTGCCAAAAACGCTACTACTTTTCGAGGATACGGCATTGGGTTGTCGGTATGCCGTAGGATTGTGGACATGCACCGTGGATTTATAAAAGTCGTGAGCCAATTGGGGGCAGGAAGTACGTTTGAAGTAGTTCTACCGCACGTCTAG
- a CDS encoding alpha/beta hydrolase family protein, with translation MIPFKKIALFLVIGLCSTSAWAEKIDTVETYSPSMKKNIKAVVLTPDSYDGAKEFPVVYLLHGYSGNYADWIKKAPVMQRMADVYQTIIVCPDGAFSSWYWDSPVDPTMRYETYVSNELVSWIDGRYKTIKSREGRGITGLSMGGHGALYLAFKHQDVFGTAGSMSGGVDIRPFPNNWDMAKRLGKYAEAPELWEKNTVINLVHLLTPNSLALIIDCGSEDFFYRVNNNLHDKLLERNIPHDYISRPGGHNWPYWNNAISYQLLFMRNFFDKAKSK, from the coding sequence ATGATACCTTTCAAAAAAATCGCACTTTTTCTCGTTATTGGTTTGTGTAGTACGTCTGCATGGGCCGAAAAAATTGATACGGTAGAAACGTACAGTCCTTCGATGAAAAAAAACATCAAAGCGGTAGTACTCACACCCGACTCGTACGATGGCGCCAAAGAGTTTCCCGTCGTTTACCTATTGCACGGTTACAGCGGTAACTATGCCGATTGGATTAAAAAAGCCCCTGTCATGCAGCGTATGGCGGATGTATATCAAACGATTATTGTATGTCCCGACGGCGCGTTTTCGAGCTGGTACTGGGATAGCCCCGTTGACCCAACAATGCGTTACGAAACGTATGTTTCTAACGAGCTGGTTTCGTGGATTGATGGTCGCTACAAAACCATCAAAAGCCGCGAAGGGCGCGGAATTACGGGCTTGAGCATGGGCGGACACGGTGCACTTTATTTGGCGTTTAAACACCAAGACGTGTTTGGAACGGCAGGGAGTATGAGCGGAGGCGTGGACATTCGTCCTTTTCCTAACAACTGGGACATGGCCAAGCGTTTGGGCAAATACGCTGAAGCCCCCGAGCTTTGGGAAAAAAATACCGTTATCAATTTGGTACATTTGCTCACCCCCAACTCGCTGGCACTCATCATTGATTGCGGCAGCGAAGACTTCTTTTACCGTGTCAACAACAACCTGCACGACAAATTGCTTGAACGCAATATTCCGCACGATTATATCTCTCGTCCAGGGGGGCATAATTGGCCTTATTGGAACAACGCCATTAGTTACCAACTGCTTTTTATGAGAAACTTTTTTGACAAAGCAAAGAGTAAGTAA
- a CDS encoding AMP-binding protein, giving the protein MFYTLVPQHIFETPVPEDAYFRQAWEFCRLYASGQETFVLHTSGSTGTPKPITLTRVQMQASARVTQRALDLRTGQQALVCLNVGYIAGTMMLVRGMELGLTMHIVAPSSQPFASLPHDLSIDFVAVVPLQLQAMLDAGQASVLNTLGVIIVGGAPVSQQLLEGIQRLSVPIFSTYGMTETVSHVALRRLNGVEATDSYRLLEGVEAATDERRCLRLRGAVTNHQWIQTNDVVEFLAPRKFIIVGRADNIINSGGVKIQLEKVERAVEKTELIASRFFAWSESDERLGQKLILVVESEKKLDSELLQTRLIPELLTYELPKKVYFVKKFVETPTGKVDKRRTFEENIR; this is encoded by the coding sequence ATGTTCTATACTTTAGTACCCCAACATATTTTTGAAACTCCCGTGCCCGAGGATGCTTATTTTCGACAGGCGTGGGAGTTTTGTCGTTTGTACGCCTCGGGGCAAGAGACTTTTGTGCTGCATACATCGGGTTCGACGGGCACTCCTAAGCCTATTACCTTGACGCGCGTCCAAATGCAAGCCAGTGCCCGCGTTACGCAGCGTGCGTTGGATTTGCGGACGGGTCAGCAAGCCTTGGTGTGCCTCAATGTGGGTTACATTGCAGGAACGATGATGCTCGTGCGTGGAATGGAATTAGGCCTGACGATGCACATCGTCGCGCCTTCTTCGCAGCCGTTTGCCTCGCTGCCCCATGATTTATCAATAGATTTTGTGGCGGTAGTGCCGCTCCAATTGCAAGCAATGTTGGATGCAGGACAAGCCTCGGTTCTAAATACCTTGGGCGTTATCATTGTGGGAGGAGCTCCTGTTTCCCAACAATTGCTCGAAGGTATTCAGCGGCTTAGCGTGCCCATATTTAGTACTTATGGCATGACCGAAACGGTATCGCACGTGGCGCTGCGAAGACTAAACGGAGTAGAGGCAACAGATAGCTATCGGCTTTTGGAAGGAGTTGAAGCCGCTACCGACGAACGCCGCTGCCTTCGTCTGCGCGGGGCAGTAACCAACCACCAATGGATTCAAACCAACGATGTGGTGGAGTTTTTGGCGCCTCGAAAATTCATCATAGTGGGGCGCGCTGATAACATTATTAATTCGGGAGGAGTCAAAATTCAGCTGGAGAAAGTAGAACGTGCCGTTGAAAAAACGGAGCTGATTGCTTCGCGGTTTTTTGCATGGTCGGAATCCGACGAACGCTTAGGACAAAAACTGATTTTAGTAGTAGAAAGTGAAAAAAAACTTGATAGCGAACTACTTCAAACGAGATTAATACCTGAGCTTTTGACCTACGAACTCCCTAAAAAGGTGTATTTTGTTAAAAAATTTGTAGAAACACCCACGGGCAAAGTAGATAAGCGCCGTACCTTTGAGGAAAATATACGCTAA
- a CDS encoding S9 family peptidase, whose protein sequence is MIKSRFLSLFFVVSTGLGWAQKALPDPLVLANGKRVKNAKQWHNERRPELFRMFTSEMYGQAPPRPKEMRFEVFDVDKNALNGKATRKQIAVYFSGKADGPRMDLLMYVPNHRKRPAPAILGLNFWGNHAVHPDPAIRITTSWVESGKGNPYVKLSCVTDHRATEACRGVNAVQWPIDTIIARGYALITAYREDIASDDPKTGFQKGIHPIYPDYQGREDNFGTIAAWAWALSRAMDYVVTDKAIDAKRVAVFGWSRLGKAALWAGATDERFAMVISNESGAGGAKLFHRGVGENIRRLCTVFPHWYAASFKKYMDKDTLLPFDQHQVISLVAPRPIYIASAVDDKGADPQGEFAAAKAAESVYLFLGKTGLPAQTIPPLNQSVQGQIGYHIREGGHDVTLYDWKQYLNFADKHFK, encoded by the coding sequence ATGATAAAATCACGATTTTTAAGTCTATTTTTTGTAGTAAGTACGGGTCTGGGTTGGGCACAAAAGGCACTTCCAGACCCGCTTGTTTTGGCCAACGGAAAACGCGTAAAAAATGCCAAACAGTGGCATAACGAGCGCCGCCCCGAGCTGTTTCGGATGTTTACCTCAGAAATGTACGGGCAAGCCCCGCCGCGTCCCAAAGAAATGCGGTTTGAAGTATTTGACGTGGATAAAAACGCCCTGAATGGCAAAGCTACTCGGAAGCAAATTGCGGTCTATTTTAGTGGAAAAGCCGATGGCCCACGGATGGATTTGCTGATGTATGTTCCCAATCACCGCAAACGACCTGCTCCCGCCATTTTGGGACTGAATTTCTGGGGAAACCACGCTGTTCATCCCGATCCTGCTATTCGAATCACGACGAGTTGGGTGGAATCGGGCAAAGGAAACCCCTATGTAAAGCTGTCGTGTGTAACCGACCACCGCGCTACCGAAGCTTGTCGGGGTGTGAATGCCGTTCAATGGCCGATTGATACAATCATTGCGCGGGGCTACGCCCTCATCACAGCTTATCGCGAAGACATTGCTTCTGACGATCCTAAAACGGGCTTTCAGAAGGGAATTCACCCCATTTATCCCGACTACCAAGGCCGAGAGGATAACTTTGGGACGATTGCGGCTTGGGCTTGGGCACTGAGCCGTGCCATGGATTATGTTGTGACCGACAAAGCGATTGATGCCAAACGCGTGGCGGTATTTGGCTGGTCGCGTTTGGGAAAAGCGGCGCTTTGGGCAGGAGCTACTGACGAGCGTTTTGCGATGGTCATAAGTAACGAATCGGGCGCGGGAGGAGCCAAGTTATTCCACCGTGGCGTAGGCGAAAATATTCGTCGGCTTTGTACGGTTTTTCCGCACTGGTACGCTGCTAGTTTTAAGAAATACATGGACAAAGATACCTTGTTGCCCTTCGACCAGCACCAAGTGATTTCGCTCGTCGCGCCGCGACCTATTTACATCGCCAGTGCCGTGGACGACAAAGGTGCAGACCCGCAAGGAGAATTTGCGGCCGCCAAAGCTGCTGAATCCGTGTATTTGTTTTTGGGAAAAACAGGACTTCCTGCCCAAACCATCCCCCCACTGAACCAGTCGGTGCAAGGACAAATCGGCTATCATATTCGTGAGGGTGGGCACGATGTCACCTTGTATGATTGGAAACAATACCTGAACTTTGCCGATAAACACTTCAAATAG
- a CDS encoding hydroxypyruvate isomerase family protein: protein MFRRDFVKTAVTASAATLVSGVATANTMTPKAKNNFKLAYAPHFGMFQNSAGKDLIDQLKFMADNGFTALEDNGMMGRPVEIQTKIGETLAKLGMTMGVFVVDKGGNSQNTLAAGKQAHIDIFLDGCKRAVETAKRCNAKWMTVVPGDFERNLPIGIQTGHVIDALRRGADILAPHGLTMVLEPLSDSPNLFLQTSDQTYEICRAVNSPACKILFDIYHMQKTEGHIIPHIDWCWSEIGYFQIGDNPGRKEPTTGEINYKNVFKHIYTKMKANNQNFIFGMEHGNSKPGKEGEEALIKAYLESDSFTV from the coding sequence ATGTTTCGTCGCGATTTTGTAAAAACGGCTGTTACGGCTTCGGCAGCTACGCTAGTGAGCGGTGTAGCCACGGCTAATACTATGACTCCTAAAGCAAAAAATAATTTTAAATTGGCCTATGCCCCTCACTTTGGCATGTTCCAAAACAGTGCAGGGAAAGACCTTATCGACCAACTCAAGTTCATGGCCGACAATGGCTTCACGGCCTTGGAAGACAACGGGATGATGGGGCGTCCAGTGGAAATTCAAACCAAAATCGGCGAAACTTTGGCGAAGTTGGGGATGACCATGGGCGTATTTGTGGTGGACAAAGGAGGAAATTCTCAGAATACCCTCGCGGCGGGCAAACAAGCACACATTGACATTTTCTTGGACGGCTGTAAGCGCGCCGTAGAAACCGCCAAACGCTGCAATGCCAAGTGGATGACGGTCGTACCGGGCGATTTTGAACGTAATCTTCCAATTGGAATTCAAACGGGACACGTGATTGATGCGCTTCGCCGAGGGGCAGATATTTTGGCGCCTCACGGTTTGACGATGGTGTTGGAACCCTTGAGCGACAGCCCTAATTTGTTTTTGCAAACGTCTGACCAGACCTACGAAATTTGCCGCGCCGTAAATAGTCCCGCTTGCAAGATTTTGTTTGATATTTACCATATGCAAAAAACCGAAGGGCACATCATTCCGCACATCGACTGGTGCTGGTCCGAAATCGGTTATTTTCAAATTGGCGATAACCCAGGACGTAAAGAGCCAACGACGGGCGAAATCAACTATAAAAACGTGTTCAAACATATTTACACCAAAATGAAGGCCAACAACCAAAACTTTATTTTTGGAATGGAACACGGAAACTCAAAACCTGGCAAAGAAGGCGAAGAGGCACTCATTAAAGCCTACCTAGAGTCGGATAGCTTTACGGTGTAA
- a CDS encoding polysaccharide deacetylase family protein gives MTKQRVSKALKSIKHFVRDSWLTASYYTGLSHLYQALAGRKRGIISYHNVLPVSVLPAFDTYNVDVTAAIFDKQLHFLKKHFRVQPIQELENPNAKGIFLTFDDGMRNNYEVLAPILAKHDVSALFAICPAMVDGDLPYIWRDHLFLLLHQAISQEVWLPLNDYQTPLLVPETSAGINALTRQLKQYIYQHQLADIYGLVREICQKNGWSYKVSSPDGLRYDFMTWSQIRALVGQGHRVASHTQTHRVLRFLGQEEKKMELEVSKQRLEAELKQEVSLFVYPYGSRAEIDQATVQAVQEAGYHMALMNVQQPSFSPVMLSQPRFAFPPMADSAHLHAIVSGYKFLFR, from the coding sequence TTGACAAAGCAAAGAGTAAGTAAGGCGTTGAAAAGCATCAAACATTTTGTGAGAGATAGCTGGCTGACAGCCTCGTACTACACGGGGCTGAGCCACCTCTACCAAGCTTTGGCGGGACGAAAACGAGGCATTATTTCGTATCATAATGTGCTACCTGTCAGTGTTTTACCCGCGTTTGATACGTACAATGTTGACGTGACCGCAGCCATCTTCGACAAACAACTCCATTTCTTAAAAAAACACTTTCGAGTACAGCCCATTCAGGAATTAGAAAACCCAAACGCCAAAGGCATCTTTTTGACCTTTGACGATGGGATGCGTAACAACTATGAGGTGTTGGCGCCTATTTTAGCAAAGCACGACGTGTCGGCGCTGTTTGCGATTTGCCCCGCCATGGTCGATGGAGACTTGCCTTACATTTGGCGTGACCATCTGTTTTTGCTGTTACACCAAGCCATTTCGCAAGAAGTTTGGCTCCCCCTCAACGACTATCAAACGCCGCTTCTAGTTCCTGAAACGTCCGCAGGGATAAATGCCTTGACACGGCAGCTTAAACAGTATATTTACCAACATCAATTGGCGGATATTTATGGCCTTGTGCGCGAAATCTGCCAAAAAAATGGCTGGAGCTATAAAGTATCTTCACCCGACGGGCTTCGGTACGATTTTATGACTTGGTCGCAGATTCGGGCTTTGGTAGGCCAGGGGCATAGAGTGGCATCCCATACGCAGACCCATCGCGTGTTGCGTTTTTTGGGGCAAGAAGAAAAAAAAATGGAATTGGAAGTGTCCAAACAACGCCTCGAAGCCGAACTGAAGCAAGAGGTATCGCTCTTTGTTTATCCTTACGGAAGTAGGGCTGAAATCGACCAAGCTACCGTACAGGCTGTGCAAGAGGCAGGGTATCACATGGCTTTGATGAATGTGCAGCAACCCAGCTTTTCCCCCGTCATGTTATCTCAACCGCGTTTTGCCTTTCCGCCGATGGCCGATTCAGCACATCTACACGCCATTGTATCGGGCTATAAATTTTTGTTTCGGTAG
- a CDS encoding class I SAM-dependent methyltransferase, with the protein MKAFLKSVIGPAGRKQLRALQASARATVYGLGNDVECPICGSTYSQFLPFNRPNALCYTCKSLERHRLVYLYLKNKTDFFTGKKRILHFAPEKCLHDQIRKHPQLQYETADLMTTYIDAIGVLPDHVMSVTGIQFSDNTFDVVICNHVFELVPDDAQGMREIYRVLKPNGYAIIQGAVNNSMEKTVETQHLTPEERKRIAGAHQHVRRYGRDYADRLAAAGFRVEVSAYVQEIDWKHYGLMADENVYVCWKK; encoded by the coding sequence TTGAAAGCATTTCTCAAGTCGGTGATTGGCCCCGCAGGCCGTAAACAATTAAGAGCATTACAGGCTTCGGCGAGAGCCACGGTGTATGGATTAGGCAACGACGTTGAATGTCCTATTTGTGGAAGTACGTACAGCCAATTTTTGCCTTTCAATCGCCCCAATGCCCTTTGTTATACTTGTAAGTCGCTCGAACGCCACCGTTTGGTGTATTTGTATTTAAAAAATAAGACCGATTTTTTTACGGGGAAAAAACGAATTCTGCACTTTGCCCCCGAAAAATGCCTGCACGACCAAATCCGTAAGCACCCCCAACTTCAGTACGAAACGGCCGATTTGATGACGACCTACATCGACGCCATCGGGGTACTGCCCGACCACGTTATGTCGGTGACGGGTATTCAATTTTCCGATAACACGTTCGACGTCGTGATTTGTAATCACGTCTTTGAACTTGTGCCTGACGATGCCCAAGGAATGCGGGAAATTTATCGGGTGCTCAAACCCAACGGCTACGCCATTATTCAAGGTGCGGTGAATAATTCGATGGAAAAAACCGTAGAAACCCAGCACCTGACGCCCGAAGAGCGGAAACGAATCGCGGGGGCTCACCAGCACGTTCGCCGCTATGGCCGCGACTATGCCGACCGCCTTGCCGCCGCAGGTTTTAGGGTAGAGGTAAGTGCTTACGTGCAAGAAATCGACTGGAAACACTACGGACTCATGGCGGATGAGAACGTGTATGTGTGTTGGAAAAAATAA
- a CDS encoding sugar phosphate isomerase/epimerase, translated as MKPLQHTTSSRRDFLKLGAGAVGSILASSSLAEAALWAEESRKLSLPLGICTSYDKAALLKSIGYSYVEENVGRFLIPDKGGDEQYAKNVEALKTTGVPLRSYVSFIPGSIKSVGPNANHEALLERADLAFKRAKECGTPYVVFGSSASRTIPEGFDRAKAKEQHTEVSKKMALLAEKHGITVALEPLNRSETNFINSLAEGVEIIEAVNHPRFRLLCDIYHMLKDNEGPEQIVKYGKYIVHCHIAEKQNRTAPGVVGDDFREYFKALKKIKYRGGLSIEGRWTNFDSEAKKAFEVLTQQMSEV; from the coding sequence ATGAAACCACTACAACACACGACGAGTAGCCGTCGAGATTTCTTAAAATTAGGCGCGGGAGCCGTTGGAAGCATCCTTGCATCAAGTTCTTTGGCCGAGGCGGCACTTTGGGCGGAAGAAAGCCGCAAACTTTCACTGCCGTTGGGTATTTGTACGTCGTACGACAAAGCGGCGTTGCTCAAAAGCATTGGTTATTCGTACGTCGAAGAAAACGTCGGTCGTTTTTTGATTCCTGACAAAGGGGGAGACGAACAATATGCCAAAAACGTAGAAGCCCTCAAAACGACGGGTGTACCGTTGCGCTCGTACGTATCGTTTATTCCAGGAAGTATCAAATCAGTAGGGCCTAACGCCAACCACGAAGCTTTGTTGGAAAGAGCTGATTTGGCATTTAAACGCGCCAAAGAATGTGGTACACCTTACGTCGTGTTTGGAAGTAGTGCATCGCGCACCATTCCCGAGGGTTTTGACCGTGCGAAAGCCAAAGAACAACATACAGAAGTGAGCAAAAAAATGGCACTGTTGGCCGAAAAACACGGGATTACGGTGGCCTTAGAACCCCTCAATCGCAGCGAGACTAATTTCATTAACAGCTTGGCCGAAGGAGTTGAAATTATCGAAGCCGTCAATCACCCTCGTTTTCGGTTGTTGTGCGATATTTACCACATGCTCAAAGACAACGAAGGCCCTGAGCAAATTGTTAAATATGGCAAATACATCGTACACTGCCACATTGCCGAAAAACAAAACCGTACCGCTCCTGGGGTCGTAGGCGATGATTTTAGAGAATACTTCAAGGCATTGAAAAAAATTAAATACCGTGGCGGATTGTCGATTGAAGGCCGTTGGACTAATTTTGATAGCGAAGCCAAAAAAGCCTTTGAAGTGCTGACGCAGCAAATGTCAGAAGTATAA
- a CDS encoding DUF5703 domain-containing protein, which translates to MTLRTHLLLSVFGWGVCLSTFAQPAKLSNYNVVWKTPSKNSSESMPCGGGDVGLNVWVEDGDVFFYLSQSGTFDENNAMLKLGRIRLRLSPNPFTGPDFKQELRLQDGGVYISGGKTRLHLWVDVFRSVVHAELQSDKPVKVKAAYESWRYEDRLVQGTAIRENSYKTPQKFDLKTYKDEIAFRGNELWFYHRNRDDVPNLFDFTVRLEGMESVKSQLYNPIKNNTFGGAVRSRTMRPAGITTGKYLDTDFKAWNLETSRPVRAEHLEVVLNTAPTSTLAEWENTVVRRQQEVTQTQPTALAQTRAWWKQFWERSYIFIEGKDSTISRNYHLFRYQLGCNAFGQWPTKFNGGLFTFDPQFVDKKYNHTPDFRLWGGGTMTAQNQRLVYFPMLKSGDFELMKPQFDFYLRSQTNAELRSKVYWNHNGACFTEQIENFGLPNPFEYGYKRPEGYDAGMEYNAWLEYQLDTVFEFCLMMLETERYENRNIEMYVPFIESCLTFFDEHYQGLAKQRGTKAFDEKGQYVFYPSSACETYKMTYNSTTVISALKVILTRMLELPDRYLSTSQRQKWTTMLERLPPLPLQEIDGHKTLAPAVAWMRVQNSEAPQLYPVFPWGLYGVGKPELEVAQNTYRHDPHVQKYKSHVGWRQHNIFAARLGLVEEAAELTRSKFKDADLRFPTFWGPGFDWTPDHNWGGSAMIGLQEMLLQTNGRKIVLLPAWPKDWNATFKLHAPYQTTIEGRIKNGVIEDLKVTPASRLSDVIVSK; encoded by the coding sequence GTGACGCTACGAACCCATCTACTTTTGTCCGTTTTTGGCTGGGGAGTTTGCCTTTCTACCTTTGCCCAACCAGCTAAACTTTCTAATTACAACGTTGTTTGGAAAACTCCGAGCAAAAACTCGTCTGAATCCATGCCTTGTGGTGGGGGAGATGTCGGCTTGAATGTGTGGGTCGAAGACGGCGACGTCTTTTTTTACCTTTCCCAAAGTGGTACGTTCGACGAAAACAACGCCATGCTCAAACTGGGGCGGATACGCCTTCGGCTGTCTCCTAATCCGTTTACAGGCCCTGATTTTAAGCAAGAACTTCGGCTTCAAGACGGAGGGGTGTACATAAGCGGTGGGAAAACGCGCTTGCACTTGTGGGTGGATGTGTTTCGTTCGGTGGTGCACGCGGAGTTGCAAAGTGACAAGCCCGTCAAGGTCAAAGCCGCGTACGAATCGTGGCGTTACGAAGACCGTTTGGTGCAAGGAACGGCCATTCGCGAAAACTCCTACAAAACACCCCAGAAATTTGACCTAAAAACGTACAAAGACGAAATCGCTTTTCGTGGCAACGAACTGTGGTTTTACCACCGAAACCGCGACGACGTACCCAATCTTTTTGATTTTACGGTGCGGCTAGAAGGGATGGAGTCCGTAAAATCGCAACTGTATAACCCCATCAAAAACAATACGTTTGGGGGAGCGGTGCGTTCCCGTACCATGCGGCCCGCGGGCATTACCACGGGCAAGTACCTTGATACTGATTTTAAAGCGTGGAACTTAGAAACCTCGCGTCCCGTCCGTGCCGAACACCTAGAAGTGGTGTTGAACACAGCACCCACCTCCACCCTCGCTGAATGGGAAAATACGGTAGTTCGCCGACAGCAAGAAGTTACCCAAACTCAACCAACGGCCTTGGCGCAGACCCGTGCTTGGTGGAAACAGTTTTGGGAACGAAGCTACATTTTTATTGAGGGAAAAGACAGTACTATTTCGCGCAATTACCACCTTTTTCGCTATCAATTGGGCTGCAACGCGTTTGGACAGTGGCCTACGAAATTTAACGGTGGGTTATTCACATTTGACCCACAATTTGTGGATAAAAAATACAACCATACGCCCGATTTTCGCCTGTGGGGCGGAGGAACCATGACCGCCCAAAACCAGCGATTGGTGTATTTTCCGATGCTCAAAAGCGGCGATTTTGAGTTGATGAAACCCCAGTTTGACTTTTATTTACGTTCGCAGACCAATGCCGAGCTGCGTTCAAAAGTGTATTGGAACCACAATGGAGCGTGTTTTACTGAGCAAATCGAAAATTTTGGTTTGCCCAATCCCTTTGAGTACGGCTACAAGCGCCCCGAAGGCTACGATGCAGGAATGGAATACAACGCGTGGCTCGAATACCAATTGGATACGGTGTTTGAATTTTGCCTGATGATGCTCGAAACGGAGCGCTACGAAAACCGAAACATTGAAATGTACGTGCCTTTTATCGAAAGCTGCCTGACGTTTTTTGATGAACATTACCAAGGGCTTGCCAAGCAACGCGGTACCAAGGCATTTGATGAAAAAGGTCAGTACGTGTTTTACCCAAGTTCGGCTTGCGAGACGTACAAAATGACCTACAATTCTACCACGGTGATTTCGGCTTTGAAAGTGATTTTGACGCGTATGCTTGAGCTTCCCGACCGTTATTTATCCACTTCGCAGCGCCAAAAGTGGACGACGATGTTGGAACGTTTGCCCCCCTTGCCTTTGCAGGAAATCGACGGACATAAAACCCTGGCTCCCGCCGTGGCGTGGATGCGGGTACAAAACTCCGAAGCGCCGCAGTTGTATCCCGTATTTCCGTGGGGGCTGTATGGGGTAGGAAAGCCTGAGTTGGAAGTTGCCCAAAACACCTATCGTCACGACCCGCACGTTCAGAAATATAAAAGCCACGTAGGCTGGCGTCAACACAACATTTTTGCGGCACGACTTGGGCTTGTGGAAGAAGCCGCAGAACTTACTCGAAGCAAATTTAAAGATGCCGACTTACGTTTCCCGACTTTCTGGGGGCCAGGTTTTGACTGGACGCCCGACCATAATTGGGGTGGTTCAGCTATGATTGGGCTGCAAGAAATGCTGCTGCAAACCAACGGTCGAAAAATAGTTTTGCTCCCTGCATGGCCCAAAGACTGGAATGCTACGTTTAAATTACACGCACCCTACCAAACGACGATTGAAGGGCGTATCAAAAACGGGGTGATTGAAGACCTGAAAGTGACCCCCGCATCGCGCTTGTCGGATGTAATTGTGTCGAAATAA